The genomic region TCATGGCAACTATTATAGCACAGCGCGCCAAGGCGAAGCCTGTTTGGCCGTGGTTACTTTCCGTTGGCCGAGGCCGTCAATTCGCGAATGAGTTCCGTTTCGGCGGGGCGATAGGGCGCTCCGTAGGTGTGGAAGACTTCGTGGAACCAGATTTCGGGATCGCGGTCGGTGTAGGGCTTTTCCCAGGAATCCCAGGGCAGGAACGTCTGTGTCTTGCCCGCGACCAGTCCCCAGTTGATCATGGCGACTCGATGCTCTTTTCCAATCGGCAGGGAGCCCTGGAAGGTGCTGCCTGCGCCGCGCGCCATATATTCGGTGCAGAGGAGAGGGCGGCCGTACTGCTCCAATTGCTGGACGCGCTTCGCAAAATCTTCGGCGGGACCGTAGTTATGGAAGGAGATCACATCGGATTCGGCGATCTGTATCTTCTCGGTGGCGCTGAGCGTGTCCGGGCTGGACCAATCGCCCATCCAGACGCCGCTGGTCAGCGGCTGCTTGGGATTGGCCGACCGCGCCCAGGCGAACGCCTGGGGCAGGAGCGCGGCGACCAGATCAACTTTGTTGGCGGGCTCTTTGTCTCCGTAGCTGGTGGCGTTGGTGTTATCGGGTTCGTTCCAGACATCCCATCCCAGGATACGCTCGTCCTGGGAAAAGGCGCCGACCACGCCGGTCACATATTCCTGAAGCCGGGGATACTGCGTCGGATCCTGAAGGGCGTCGGCGCCCGGACTTTGCAGCCAGCCCGAATTGTGGTAGCCAGGGGCGGGAGCGCGCTGCGCGCCAAGGGTAGGCAAGGGATCCCAGCAGGAATCGAACAGCACGAAGAGCGGCTTGATTCCGCGCGTATCGGCGATCGTCAAAAACTCTTCGATGCGTCCCCGAAATCCTTCGGCGTCTTGCTTCCAAAGCAGATCGTGAAGATAAACGCGCATGGTGTTCATGCCGAGAGACTGCGCCCAGCTCAGCTCCAAATCGATGGTCTTGGGATCGAAGGTGTCCGCCTGCCACATCTCCATCTCATTGATGGCGTTCGCCGGGTTATAGTTAGCGCCCACCAGCCAGGGCTGCCGGGCGTACCATTCGTTCGCTTTTTCCGCGCTCCATTTTTGAATAGACAAAAAAATCTCCTTCTCACTCACGCGCGCCATGGATGAGCGCCGAGGAATATTGGTCTTATCGCGGTAAAGTTCCTGCCTGAATTGCCGCGATGCGAGGAGGCTCACGCAAATTGTTTCGTCGTGTCGGGCTCCAGCATTGCGGGTATAATCTGCACATGCCGAAACTTGTGATTCTGGACGCCAACAGCCTGCTGTATCGCGGCTTCTTTGCGATGCGCTATCTGTCGACGTCGGACCGGACGCCGACGAACGCCGTCTTTGCCTTCGTGATGATGCTTCTGACCATTCTGGAGCGCGAGAAGCCCGACGCGATCTTCGCCGCGTTCGACCATCCGACACCCACGTTTCGACATAAGGAGCTGGCAAGCTACAAAGCCCAGCGCAAGCCTATTCCCGACGATCTGAAACCCCAGCGACAGCCGGCGCGCGACGCCGCCGCCGCGTTCAATGTCCCGGTGATCGAGGTCGAGGGCGTGGAGGCCGACGACGCTGTCGGCACGCTCGCCGAAATCGCGAAGAACGAAGGCTTTGAAGTCCTGATCGTGACGGGGGACGGCGACGCCTTGCAGCTCGTTGACGACGAGCAGGGTCCCGTCAAAGTCATGATGATGGTTAAGGGCGTCACGGATACGGTCATCTACGATGAGAAAGCCGTGCGCGATCGCTACGGGCTAGACCCATCGCAGATCCCCGATCTCAAGGGCATCAAGGGCGACGCCAGCGACAATCTGCCCGGCGTCCCCGGCATCGGCGAAAAGGGCGCGTCCAAGCTCCTCGGGCAGTACAAAACGCTCGAAGAGCTGATCTACCATGTGGATGAGCTGCCGGTCAAACAGCGCGACGCGTTGATCGCGCACACCGACGGCGCGCTGCTTTGCAAGCGGCTCGCGACGATCCTGCGCGATGTGCCGCTTGGCGACATCGACTTGAACGACAATTATCAGGAGACCGGACCTGACTTCGCCGCCGTGCGCGCGCTGTTCGAGAAGCTGGAGTTTCACACGCTGCTGCGCCGCCTGCCGGGCCTCGAAGCCGCCCAGCGCGCCAAAGGCGGCGCCGCTCCGCCCGCCGCCTTGACAACTCCTGTCACACGCTCCCAGATCGAACATAGCGTTCCAACGAACGCCGCCGCGATCGACGCCATGCTCGCGCGCTTCACCGCCGCAAACGCTCCCGTCGGGATCCAGCTGCACTTTACGCCCGCGAAGGCGACGCTGATGGACGCCAGCCTCAAAGGCGTTGGTCTGGCGATCGACGGCGCCGGCGCCTATGTCGATTGGTCGAACGTCTCCCCAGCGCTCAAAGCCTATCTCGAAGACGCGAGCAAGCCAAAAACCGTCCATGATTTGAAGTTCGCCGCAGGCGTGCTCGGTCGAAACGGCGTCGAGCTGCGCGGCGTCACGTTTGATACTCATGTCGCCGCTTACCTTCTGAACGCCGGACGCGCGGGATATCCGCTGCGCGAACTCGCCGCCGATTTCGCCGGCACGGAGCTGCTGTTTGACGAAGACGATCCGGAATCGAGTGTCGCCGACGAAGCCGCCGCCATTGCCGCCCTGCGCGAGCCATTAATGGCGCGACTGGAATCCGACGGCCTGGCGCAGCTTCTCTTTGACATTGAGCTCCCGCTGGCCGTCGTCTTGGCGCGCATCGAACGCACGGGCGTTACCGTCGATGGCGATATTCTCAAGGAGGCCAGCAAGCGCCTGGCCGAGCTCATGGCCGGATTGGAAGCGGAGATCTACGCCATCGCGGGCGAAGAGTTCGCCATCGGGTCCACGAAGAAGCTTCAGGAGATCTTGTTCGACAAGCTCAAGCTGCCCGCCGGCAAGAAGAACAAGACGGGATACTCCACCGGGGCCGAAGTGCTCGACGACCTTGCGGCCAAAGGCCACGAGATCGCTTCCAAGATCGTCGCCTGGCGCGAGCTGTCCAAGCTGAAATCGACCTACGCCGACGCGCTGCCGGCTTTGATCAATCCGGAGACCGGCAAGGTCCACACATCGCTCAATCAAACCGCGACCAGCACGGGCCGTCTCAGCTCCAGCAATCCCAATTTGCAGAACATTCCGATCCGCACCGAAGTCGGCCGCGAGATCCGCAAAGCCTTTATCGCCTCGCCCGGATGCGTTCTCGTTTCCGCCGACTACTCGCAGATCGAACTGCGTTTGTTCGCGCACATGACCCACGATCCGGGGCTGGTGCAAGCCTTCGCCGCCGATGACGATATCCACTCGCGCACCGCGCGCCTGATCTTCAAGATCCCGGAGGGGCAGCCGGTCACCTCCGATCAGCGGCGTCAGGCGAAAACGATCAACTTCGCCGTCATTTACGGCGCCAGCGCCTTCCGCGTCTCCGCAGAGTTGGGCGTCAGCCAGGCTGTCGCCTCCGAGCTGATCAAAACCTATCTCGCCAGCTACCCGGGCGTTCGCGAATACTTAGAAAAGATCCTCGATGACGCCCGCGCCAAGGGTTTTGTCCATACCATGCTCGGCCGCCGCCGTTACGTTCCCGAAGTCAACAGCACGAACTACCAGTTCCGGCAGGCCGCCGAGCGCGAAGCCGCCAACATGCCGGTCCAGGGGACGAGCGCCGACATCATCAAGCTCGCCATGCTCAAAGTTGACAAGGCGCTCACGGACCAAAAGCTCGCCGCCAAGATGGTCCTGCAAGTCCACGACGAACTCCTCTTCGAATGCCCCGAATCCGAAGTCCGCACGCTCGCCGCGCTGGTGAAGGAGGGAATGGAATCGGCGTTCCCATTGGATGTGCCGCTGAGAGTCGAAGCGAAGTCCGGGCGCAACTGGTGGGAAGTAACGCCGCTGGAGGATTTGGACGAGGTGGAATTCAGCCCTCAATCCTAAAGCGATATTATATGTCAATTGTCCCGGTTATGAAACCCGGGCCTGGGAGTCGCTGCGCGACTAACCGTCCGTGCCGGACGGAGGATATTTTGTCATCGACAACCGGCGTTTGCGTCCGGTGCGGACGCTTAACGCCTTGCGCTCCCAGACCCGGGTTTCATAACCGGGGATTTGATCTGGGGCGTGCGATTGGACCCACCCATGCCCTTACCCAACACGCTCGACCTCATCCGTGAACTCATCGCCATCCCCGGCCCGCCCGGGCAGGAATCCGCCGTCGCCACCGCCGTGGCGGCGCACGCCGAATCGCTTGGCTGCGCGCACGCAACCGATGCGCGGGGCAATTTGATCATCGCCGCGCCCGGCGCGGGTGCGGTCCCGGAAAAGGCGCGCGTCGTGGTGATGGCGCACCTGGACGAGATTGCGCTGATGGTGGAGCGGATCGAACCCGATGGTCTGCTGCGCGTTGTTTCGCTGGGGGGGTTATTACCCTGGAAGCTGGGCGAGGGGCCGGTGGAGATCCTGGCGTCGTCGGGTGAGATCACGGGCGTATTAGGGTTTGGATCGATCCACACCAACTCGCCGGAGAGTCCGACGGTAAAGGCGCGGGACAGCGCGCTGACGTGGGACGCGGCGCGGGTGTTTACGGGGCTGAGCGTTACGGAATTGAAAGCGCGCGGCGTGCGTCCGGGAACGCGTGTGGTTCTGGGCCGGGCGCGGCGGACGGTGACGGAGATGGGCGACTTTATTGCCGCGCCGTTTCTTGACGACCGCGCCGACGTCGCCGCGCTGCTTCTGGCGCTGGAGATCGTGAAGAGTGAAGGCTTGAACTTGCCAGGCGTTGTCTTTGCGGCGACTTCCGCCGAAGAGGTCGGCGGGCATGGGGCGCTCTACATGCTGCGCAATCTCCAGCCGGAAGTCGGGATCGCGTTGGAGATTGGGCCGCGAGTCCCGGAAAGCCGCTTCACGCTCGACGATCAGCCGACCGTCTGGGTCCATGACGGTTACTGCGACACGCTCGCGTCGGATTTGGACCTGATCGCCGGCGCCGCCGAGGCGGCGAAGCTCACGCCGCACTGGCAGGCGCTCTCGCGCGGCGGCAGCGACGCCAGCTGCGCCGGATCGCACGGCCTGGTCGCGCGACCGATCACGCTGGCCTTCGCCGCCGAAAATTCGCATGGTTATGAGATCACGCACAAAGACTCCGTGACAAACCTGGCGCGCCTTTTAGTCGAAGTTCTGCGGCGCGTGGCGAACGGCGATTGAACTTTTCCGCTCCTTCGATTGTAGAGAATGCAAACAAACTCTCGATCTTAGGAAGGCGCACGTTCATGAACGCATTCACACTCGCGGCGGCCACGCTGGCCCTCGCTTCGGTTTCTCTTTCGGCTGTCCACGCGGACGCTATCCCTGTCACGACGCGTCCCGCCCCGGCGCTGGCGCAAGGCGTCTGGATCAACGGCGCGCCGACGACCATCGCCGCCCAGCGCGGGAAAGTCACGGTCCTGCTGTTCTGGACGCACGAGTGCATCAACTGCAAGCACAATCTGGGCTACTGGAATGACTGGGCGAAAAAGTACAAAGACACGGACGTGACGGTGCTGTCGGTGCATACGCCGGAAACGGCGACGGAGCGCGTGATTGGCAATGTTCGGCATTTTGTGAAGGATCGGAACATTCAATTTCCCGTCGTCACTGATAACGACGAAAAGACCTGGAACGCCTACAGCGTCCAGGCGTGGCCGACGGAGATTTTGATCGACAAGGCGGGGAATATCCGCTATGAGTTCAACGGCGAGCTGAACTGGGGCGGCAGCGGCGAGTATAAGACGGTGCAGGGGTTGATTGAGAAGCTGCGTGGGGAGAAGGCGGGGTAACGACATTAGAGCGCCTTCTCCCTCGCAGTATGGCCCAGGCAATTTGAAGAGCCGGCGAATTCATTCGCCGGCCTTCCTTGATCTGATATTGTATTGAGGGAAAAGGCGAATGACCATCATCGAAGAGCTAAAACAGATTGTCGGCGGCGACGCGGTGCTGTCGGGTAAGGGCGAGCGCATGACCTACGAGCGCGACGCCTATCCGCTGGAGGCGGCGCAGCCGCTGGCGACGGTGCTGCCGAGCACGACGGAGCAGGTCGCGGCTATTGTGAAGCTTTGCGTGAAACACGATATTCCATTCACGCCGCGCGGGGCGGGGACGGGGCTTGCGGGCGGGACGCTCTGTCCGGGCGGCGTGCTGATCGGCGTGGCGCGCATGAATCGGGTTTTGGATATCGATCTGCGCAACCGGCGGCTGACGGCGCAGGCGGGGGCGGTGAATGTCGAGCTGACCAAGGCCGTCGCGGGCGATGGGTATTTGTACGCGCCCGACCCGTCGTCGCAGGGCGCCAGTACGATCGGCGGCAATATCGCGAACAACGCCGGCGGGCCGCATACGCTCAAGTACGGCGTGACCGTCAACCATGTGCTGGCGCTGGAGATGGTGCTGCCGGACGGCGAGATCGTGACGCTCGGCGATAAGACGGAGGACACGAACGGCTACGACCTGATGGGGCTGGCCGTCGGCGCAGAGGGAACGTTTGGGATCGTGACGCAGGCGACCCTGCGCCTCGTGCGCCAGACGCAGGCCGTGCGGACTCTGCTCGCCGTGTTTGGAACGATTGACGACGCCACGCAGACCGTTTCGGACATCGTGGCGGCCGGCATCGTGCCGGCCGCGCTGGAGATGCTCGACGGCGTGATCATTCAGACCGTGGAGGACGCCTTTCATTACGGCTTTCCGCGCGACGCCGGCGCGGTGCTGATCATCGAGCTCGACGGCCTCGCCGCCGGCATCGACACCCTGGCCGCCCGAGTGCGCGATGTCTGCACGGC from Capsulimonas corticalis harbors:
- the polA gene encoding DNA polymerase I; amino-acid sequence: MPKLVILDANSLLYRGFFAMRYLSTSDRTPTNAVFAFVMMLLTILEREKPDAIFAAFDHPTPTFRHKELASYKAQRKPIPDDLKPQRQPARDAAAAFNVPVIEVEGVEADDAVGTLAEIAKNEGFEVLIVTGDGDALQLVDDEQGPVKVMMMVKGVTDTVIYDEKAVRDRYGLDPSQIPDLKGIKGDASDNLPGVPGIGEKGASKLLGQYKTLEELIYHVDELPVKQRDALIAHTDGALLCKRLATILRDVPLGDIDLNDNYQETGPDFAAVRALFEKLEFHTLLRRLPGLEAAQRAKGGAAPPAALTTPVTRSQIEHSVPTNAAAIDAMLARFTAANAPVGIQLHFTPAKATLMDASLKGVGLAIDGAGAYVDWSNVSPALKAYLEDASKPKTVHDLKFAAGVLGRNGVELRGVTFDTHVAAYLLNAGRAGYPLRELAADFAGTELLFDEDDPESSVADEAAAIAALREPLMARLESDGLAQLLFDIELPLAVVLARIERTGVTVDGDILKEASKRLAELMAGLEAEIYAIAGEEFAIGSTKKLQEILFDKLKLPAGKKNKTGYSTGAEVLDDLAAKGHEIASKIVAWRELSKLKSTYADALPALINPETGKVHTSLNQTATSTGRLSSSNPNLQNIPIRTEVGREIRKAFIASPGCVLVSADYSQIELRLFAHMTHDPGLVQAFAADDDIHSRTARLIFKIPEGQPVTSDQRRQAKTINFAVIYGASAFRVSAELGVSQAVASELIKTYLASYPGVREYLEKILDDARAKGFVHTMLGRRRYVPEVNSTNYQFRQAAEREAANMPVQGTSADIIKLAMLKVDKALTDQKLAAKMVLQVHDELLFECPESEVRTLAALVKEGMESAFPLDVPLRVEAKSGRNWWEVTPLEDLDEVEFSPQS
- a CDS encoding redoxin domain-containing protein; this translates as MNAFTLAAATLALASVSLSAVHADAIPVTTRPAPALAQGVWINGAPTTIAAQRGKVTVLLFWTHECINCKHNLGYWNDWAKKYKDTDVTVLSVHTPETATERVIGNVRHFVKDRNIQFPVVTDNDEKTWNAYSVQAWPTEILIDKAGNIRYEFNGELNWGGSGEYKTVQGLIEKLRGEKAG
- a CDS encoding cellulase family glycosylhydrolase — translated: MARVSEKEIFLSIQKWSAEKANEWYARQPWLVGANYNPANAINEMEMWQADTFDPKTIDLELSWAQSLGMNTMRVYLHDLLWKQDAEGFRGRIEEFLTIADTRGIKPLFVLFDSCWDPLPTLGAQRAPAPGYHNSGWLQSPGADALQDPTQYPRLQEYVTGVVGAFSQDERILGWDVWNEPDNTNATSYGDKEPANKVDLVAALLPQAFAWARSANPKQPLTSGVWMGDWSSPDTLSATEKIQIAESDVISFHNYGPAEDFAKRVQQLEQYGRPLLCTEYMARGAGSTFQGSLPIGKEHRVAMINWGLVAGKTQTFLPWDSWEKPYTDRDPEIWFHEVFHTYGAPYRPAETELIRELTASANGK
- a CDS encoding FAD-binding oxidoreductase, yielding MTIIEELKQIVGGDAVLSGKGERMTYERDAYPLEAAQPLATVLPSTTEQVAAIVKLCVKHDIPFTPRGAGTGLAGGTLCPGGVLIGVARMNRVLDIDLRNRRLTAQAGAVNVELTKAVAGDGYLYAPDPSSQGASTIGGNIANNAGGPHTLKYGVTVNHVLALEMVLPDGEIVTLGDKTEDTNGYDLMGLAVGAEGTFGIVTQATLRLVRQTQAVRTLLAVFGTIDDATQTVSDIVAAGIVPAALEMLDGVIIQTVEDAFHYGFPRDAGAVLIIELDGLAAGIDTLAARVRDVCTASGAREVRQASTPQERAKLWAARKKAIGTLGRLAPSCVTQDCVIPRSKLPEVLRAIAGIGAKHNLRIANVFHAGDGNLHPATLFDERDPEQVQRVMAASHDILELCIGMGGTLTGEHGIGVEKRDYMPLLFPAETLRTMSDVRDVFNAAGLCNPGKILPTSHGCSFEFTPRGGAVAV
- a CDS encoding M20/M25/M40 family metallo-hydrolase, encoding MPLPNTLDLIRELIAIPGPPGQESAVATAVAAHAESLGCAHATDARGNLIIAAPGAGAVPEKARVVVMAHLDEIALMVERIEPDGLLRVVSLGGLLPWKLGEGPVEILASSGEITGVLGFGSIHTNSPESPTVKARDSALTWDAARVFTGLSVTELKARGVRPGTRVVLGRARRTVTEMGDFIAAPFLDDRADVAALLLALEIVKSEGLNLPGVVFAATSAEEVGGHGALYMLRNLQPEVGIALEIGPRVPESRFTLDDQPTVWVHDGYCDTLASDLDLIAGAAEAAKLTPHWQALSRGGSDASCAGSHGLVARPITLAFAAENSHGYEITHKDSVTNLARLLVEVLRRVANGD